In a single window of the Methanorbis furvi genome:
- a CDS encoding AAA family ATPase, producing MKPIRLVISSFGPYAKETVIDFSAFDGSGIFLITGDTGSGKTTIFDAITYALYGVASGSIREAKTLASDFAAPDTVPFVELMFLHRKETYTIRRTPAYTVQGTEKKATASLVLPTGTEISGPKHVGEEVLLLLGLDSQQFRQVAMLAQNDFEKFLFSTSKDRADILRKLFATERFEEFQNRIAAQARAAKQETETIRQSCADRADRFIAVPNTPFADLLAEVRGSPDGFFRLSDLSAAAAEQLRDDRTHASVLKGDCQSARNRAAEIGASIENAKQINADLDRLSETKAIAQQLREQEGEMAQLGKKLEMSQRVREIVPYAERADSAAERLSAARNGLEEAKARLAAAQEKAEAAAAELSKTQRDNLSLPLMQEEIGKLKGFVTQFTEYETVKGQQLRGGSELERIEKDLAERKADLKRMNVQRDRLMNRLSELGSVPEKLAEAKHREAKTTARLASLTALARELQTHQKTVKECSFKEIAYTRAADAYEETRDIVAKKERAFFDGQAGIMAKSLRAGSPCPVCGSTLHPRPANLPAGIPTEAELNAAKTELAAKENARSKAASECSGARSMLRAGEQHLLTAAELLFTLPQRSDWARILDGLIREEVQTSEEQLKLITAEIAGLQNLLTEKSSLDAELRQMHDSFPRREEELAELAETAANIKQRAEYAKARAETLKGQLLPGYVSAAELNEDIRKRESEMSLRRTRETDLIKTFEQIKSARYDAASACTAAEEIFADAERTKNTSEEAFNTALLTRGLTRDGYRSALMSDADVLAAQEKLKRYRELRSSTDGQIVLLQKKTEGCTAIDIPALTAKFAEEERRYAALQEEEKDLGYRIMQNSAALSEISGFLEKYAAVSARYTELSDLSRAANGDAAGSGVRMKFEEYVQSAYLGRILEKANIRLHAMTDGRFRIVQRSAATDQRRKEGLEMDVIDFYTGKQRPTSTLSGGESFKAALSLALGLSDVIMETSGGIELDALFIDEGFGSLDSVSLDQAIETLATLAAPRTGSRLIGIISHVEDLRQRIEKKIVVVKNPDGSTVKVVV from the coding sequence ATGAAACCAATTCGTCTGGTGATCTCATCGTTTGGTCCGTATGCCAAAGAAACGGTGATCGACTTTTCTGCATTTGACGGCTCGGGAATTTTTCTGATCACCGGCGACACCGGTTCAGGAAAAACCACTATCTTTGATGCGATCACCTACGCCCTCTACGGTGTTGCAAGCGGCAGCATCCGCGAGGCAAAAACTCTTGCAAGCGACTTCGCCGCACCGGACACTGTTCCCTTTGTGGAGCTGATGTTTCTTCACCGAAAGGAGACCTACACCATCAGGCGCACTCCTGCCTACACTGTTCAGGGAACCGAAAAAAAAGCAACCGCAAGCCTTGTCCTGCCGACCGGAACAGAGATCTCCGGCCCCAAACATGTCGGCGAAGAGGTCCTCCTCCTCCTTGGTCTGGACAGCCAGCAGTTTCGTCAGGTTGCGATGCTGGCCCAGAACGACTTTGAAAAATTTCTGTTCAGCACCAGCAAAGATCGTGCCGACATCCTCAGAAAACTGTTCGCAACCGAACGGTTTGAGGAGTTTCAAAACAGAATCGCTGCACAGGCACGGGCTGCAAAACAGGAAACCGAAACGATCCGGCAGTCATGTGCTGATCGTGCTGACCGGTTTATTGCAGTTCCTAACACACCGTTCGCTGATCTGTTAGCTGAAGTGCGGGGGTCACCCGACGGATTTTTCCGTCTCAGCGACCTCTCCGCCGCCGCAGCCGAACAGCTCCGCGACGACAGGACTCATGCGTCTGTTCTCAAAGGAGACTGCCAGTCTGCAAGAAACCGTGCCGCAGAGATCGGTGCATCAATCGAAAATGCAAAACAGATCAATGCAGACCTTGACCGGCTCTCAGAGACGAAAGCAATCGCACAACAACTGCGGGAGCAGGAAGGGGAGATGGCACAGCTTGGCAAAAAACTTGAGATGTCGCAGCGTGTCCGTGAGATTGTGCCGTACGCAGAACGTGCGGACTCAGCCGCTGAGCGGTTGAGTGCTGCACGAAATGGGCTGGAGGAGGCAAAAGCCCGGCTTGCTGCTGCGCAGGAAAAAGCCGAGGCTGCGGCTGCTGAACTTTCCAAAACCCAGCGCGACAATCTCTCCCTCCCGCTGATGCAGGAGGAGATTGGAAAACTCAAAGGTTTCGTCACTCAGTTCACCGAGTACGAGACCGTGAAGGGCCAGCAGCTGCGCGGCGGCAGTGAGCTTGAGAGAATTGAAAAGGATCTTGCGGAGCGGAAGGCTGATCTGAAGCGGATGAACGTGCAGCGCGACCGGCTCATGAACCGGCTTTCCGAGCTGGGCAGTGTCCCTGAAAAACTTGCCGAGGCAAAACATCGCGAAGCCAAGACAACCGCACGGCTCGCATCCCTCACCGCTCTTGCAAGAGAACTTCAGACGCATCAGAAAACGGTGAAGGAATGTTCCTTCAAAGAGATCGCCTACACCAGAGCAGCGGATGCCTACGAGGAGACCAGAGATATCGTCGCAAAAAAAGAGCGTGCCTTCTTCGACGGTCAGGCAGGCATCATGGCAAAAAGTCTGCGTGCAGGCTCTCCCTGTCCGGTCTGCGGTTCAACCCTTCATCCGCGTCCCGCAAACCTCCCTGCCGGCATTCCAACCGAAGCGGAACTGAATGCTGCAAAGACCGAGCTTGCCGCCAAAGAAAATGCACGAAGCAAAGCCGCGTCAGAATGTTCAGGAGCACGGAGCATGCTTCGTGCAGGCGAACAGCATCTCCTTACTGCAGCTGAGCTGCTGTTTACTCTTCCACAGCGTTCCGACTGGGCGAGAATTCTGGACGGACTGATTCGTGAGGAGGTGCAGACGTCTGAGGAGCAGCTGAAACTGATCACTGCGGAGATTGCCGGGCTTCAGAATTTACTCACCGAAAAATCATCATTGGATGCAGAGCTCCGCCAGATGCATGACTCATTCCCGCGCCGCGAAGAGGAACTTGCCGAGCTTGCCGAAACAGCTGCCAATATCAAACAGCGTGCCGAGTACGCAAAGGCACGTGCCGAGACGTTGAAAGGCCAGCTTCTGCCCGGCTACGTTTCTGCTGCTGAACTAAACGAAGACATCAGAAAACGTGAGTCCGAGATGTCTCTTCGCCGGACGCGGGAGACTGATCTGATCAAAACGTTTGAACAGATAAAATCCGCCAGATATGATGCGGCCTCGGCATGCACCGCTGCTGAGGAGATCTTTGCCGATGCAGAGCGCACCAAGAACACCAGCGAGGAGGCATTCAACACTGCGCTTCTCACCCGCGGTCTCACCCGCGACGGATACCGCAGTGCGCTGATGAGTGACGCCGACGTTCTCGCAGCGCAGGAGAAACTGAAACGGTATCGTGAACTTCGCTCCTCGACCGACGGTCAGATTGTGCTTTTGCAGAAAAAGACCGAAGGATGTACCGCAATTGACATCCCTGCTCTTACCGCAAAATTTGCCGAAGAGGAACGCAGGTATGCAGCGCTTCAGGAGGAGGAAAAAGATCTCGGTTACCGGATCATGCAGAATTCTGCGGCCCTGTCTGAGATCTCAGGATTTTTGGAAAAGTATGCGGCGGTCTCTGCGCGGTACACAGAGCTGTCTGATCTCTCGCGTGCGGCGAACGGTGATGCGGCAGGCTCAGGGGTTCGGATGAAGTTTGAGGAGTACGTGCAGTCCGCATACCTCGGCCGCATTCTTGAGAAGGCGAACATCCGTCTGCATGCGATGACGGACGGACGGTTCAGAATTGTGCAACGGAGTGCGGCAACGGATCAGCGAAGAAAGGAGGGGCTTGAGATGGATGTGATCGACTTTTACACCGGAAAACAGCGGCCGACCTCAACACTTTCAGGCGGCGAGTCGTTTAAGGCGGCACTGTCTCTTGCCCTCGGTCTGTCGGATGTTATCATGGAGACCTCGGGCGGCATTGAGCTGGACGCGCTTTTCATCGACGAAGGCTTCGGGTCTCTTGACTCGGTGTCGCTGGATCAGGCGATCGAGACACTGGCAACTCTTGCGGCGCCCAGGACCGGCAGCCGGCTGATCGGTATCATCTCCCATGTGGAGGATCTCAGGCAGCGGATTGAGAAAAAAATCGTGGTTGTGAAAAATCCTGACGGCAGTACGGTGAAGGTTGTTGTGTGA
- a CDS encoding exonuclease SbcCD subunit D — MKFIHTADLHLGKQFYGYNILADQAFILRRIAQLAVSENADGILLAGDIFDTPVAGRAAVDLLNKFLTYLQRSNITVFMISGNHDSPERIHYGSSIMDNCGIYINGIYDSERDVRVIDLSDEFGPLHLCLLPYIDPAMVRSSGKFGDITVTTFDEAVAAVIASIPLKSGERYAVVAHQFVAGFGTMPASSESERITVGGIEQVDAKHFAEFEYAALGHLHKPQKVGLATIRYAGSPLKYSPSECGPAKSVTVVEFFEKGNVTIRQIPLKPLRDLRIICGTVDDLTTAGAVPMPHDDFFFVQLTDPLPPADTMARLRAKYPAVIGVERVNDSTPAAVAAGARMEDLQKSDRDLFAGFFSEVSGRPMTALQETVVQEILQEMGGEK, encoded by the coding sequence ATGAAATTCATCCACACCGCCGACCTTCACCTCGGAAAACAGTTTTACGGATACAATATTCTCGCGGATCAGGCATTCATTCTCCGCCGGATAGCACAGCTTGCCGTATCTGAAAACGCAGACGGCATACTGCTTGCCGGAGATATTTTTGACACTCCGGTTGCCGGACGTGCGGCAGTTGATCTGTTGAACAAATTTCTCACGTACCTTCAGCGATCAAACATCACCGTCTTCATGATCAGCGGTAATCATGACTCGCCGGAACGAATTCATTACGGCAGCAGCATCATGGACAACTGCGGCATTTACATCAACGGCATCTACGACAGCGAGCGCGACGTTCGAGTCATCGACCTCTCTGACGAGTTCGGGCCGCTGCACCTCTGCCTTTTGCCGTACATCGACCCTGCGATGGTACGCAGCTCGGGAAAATTCGGCGACATCACCGTTACAACCTTTGACGAAGCGGTCGCCGCAGTGATTGCCTCGATCCCGCTCAAATCAGGCGAACGTTACGCCGTAGTTGCGCACCAGTTCGTTGCAGGATTTGGCACGATGCCGGCGTCATCCGAATCTGAACGAATCACCGTCGGCGGCATCGAACAGGTGGATGCAAAACATTTCGCCGAGTTTGAGTATGCAGCTCTTGGTCATCTGCACAAACCGCAGAAAGTCGGCCTTGCCACCATCCGCTACGCAGGCTCTCCCCTCAAGTACTCACCATCCGAATGCGGCCCGGCAAAATCAGTCACCGTCGTGGAATTTTTTGAAAAAGGCAACGTCACCATCCGCCAGATTCCGCTCAAACCGTTACGCGATCTGCGCATCATCTGCGGAACAGTTGACGACCTCACCACTGCGGGCGCTGTTCCAATGCCCCACGACGACTTCTTTTTCGTACAACTCACCGACCCGCTGCCGCCCGCAGACACCATGGCCAGACTGCGTGCAAAATATCCGGCGGTCATCGGCGTTGAACGGGTGAACGACTCTACTCCGGCAGCGGTCGCCGCCGGTGCCCGGATGGAGGATCTGCAAAAATCAGACCGGGATCTCTTCGCAGGATTTTTCTCAGAAGTCTCCGGCAGACCCATGACCGCTTTGCAAGAAACGGTTGTCCAGGAAATTTTACAGGAGATGGGTGGAGAGAAATGA
- a CDS encoding symporter small accessory protein: protein MFGISDPGVWITYVICIVSLIGCFIYGYFYWNKDSDDDGSKY, encoded by the coding sequence ATGTTTGGAATTAGTGACCCGGGAGTGTGGATTACCTATGTTATCTGCATCGTCTCGTTGATTGGCTGCTTTATTTACGGATACTTCTACTGGAACAAGGATAGTGACGACGATGGCAGTAAGTACTGA
- a CDS encoding sodium:solute symporter family protein, translating to MAVSTELTIVIVLFYLVMILGLGYYGYKKTKKVEDYMVAGRNTHPIIIALSYGATFISTSAIVGFGGTAAQYGMSLMWLTVLCVVVGVIIAFLFMGKRIRRVGKELGALTYPELFGKMFGSKFLIYASGLIFVAAMPLYTAAVLIGGARFIETTLGIPYMTALFGFAVIVALYVVIGGLIAVMYTDAVQGAIMLVGMGLLLVLTYIYLGGVVTANSALEAMAPLVPENLAAVGMTGWTSMPEFGSPVWMTVITTLVLGVGIGVLAQPQLAVRFMTAKDGKSLNRAIPMGALFIVMMTGVAFTVGPLTNVYFMETTGQLALDAAGGNVDSVIPLYINSAMPELFVIIFMLTLLSAAMSTLSSLLHTMGTTLGGDMFARLKGKRYSVRANQIGIIVMMIVSIAIAVAMPGSIIARATAMFMGLCTAALLPAFIHGLVAKRPSLLAAKWSMIAGAVGWLLWTVFAHTAESKALGICNAIFGVDSLVSSPWNYLDPLVVGTVLSILVLVILIPLDKHRVTREQQHSFV from the coding sequence ATGGCAGTAAGTACTGAACTCACAATTGTCATCGTGCTCTTCTATCTGGTGATGATCCTTGGCCTTGGATACTACGGATACAAGAAGACGAAAAAGGTTGAAGACTACATGGTCGCGGGGCGCAACACGCATCCGATAATTATTGCCTTATCATATGGTGCGACGTTCATCAGTACGTCTGCGATTGTAGGATTTGGTGGAACCGCTGCGCAGTATGGTATGAGTCTGATGTGGCTGACCGTTCTCTGTGTAGTTGTCGGTGTGATCATTGCTTTCCTGTTCATGGGAAAACGCATCCGGCGCGTGGGAAAAGAACTTGGTGCACTGACGTATCCTGAGCTGTTTGGAAAAATGTTCGGATCCAAGTTTTTGATCTATGCATCAGGTCTGATCTTTGTTGCAGCAATGCCGCTGTACACAGCAGCAGTTCTCATCGGCGGAGCACGGTTTATTGAGACGACGCTTGGGATCCCGTACATGACGGCACTGTTCGGGTTTGCAGTAATTGTTGCGCTCTATGTTGTCATCGGCGGTCTGATCGCAGTGATGTACACGGACGCTGTGCAGGGAGCGATCATGCTGGTGGGTATGGGACTCTTGCTTGTTTTGACCTACATCTATCTTGGAGGTGTTGTCACGGCAAACAGTGCACTGGAGGCAATGGCACCACTGGTTCCGGAGAATCTTGCGGCGGTTGGTATGACCGGCTGGACGTCGATGCCTGAGTTCGGCTCACCGGTATGGATGACGGTTATCACAACGCTGGTGCTTGGTGTGGGTATTGGGGTACTTGCCCAGCCGCAGCTTGCAGTCAGATTCATGACGGCAAAGGACGGTAAGTCACTGAACCGCGCTATTCCGATGGGGGCACTCTTTATTGTGATGATGACCGGTGTTGCGTTCACGGTTGGTCCGCTGACGAATGTCTACTTCATGGAGACGACCGGCCAGCTTGCTCTTGATGCAGCCGGAGGAAATGTTGACTCGGTGATTCCGCTCTACATCAACTCGGCAATGCCTGAGCTGTTTGTGATAATTTTCATGCTCACTCTGCTTTCTGCGGCGATGTCAACGCTTTCGTCGCTTCTGCATACGATGGGAACAACGCTCGGCGGCGATATGTTTGCACGACTGAAAGGAAAGAGATACTCGGTCCGGGCAAATCAGATCGGTATTATTGTGATGATGATTGTGAGTATTGCCATTGCGGTTGCAATGCCGGGTAGTATTATCGCCCGTGCCACGGCGATGTTTATGGGGCTGTGTACGGCAGCACTGCTGCCTGCATTTATTCATGGTCTTGTGGCGAAACGTCCGTCACTTCTTGCGGCAAAGTGGAGTATGATTGCAGGAGCGGTAGGCTGGCTTCTCTGGACAGTGTTTGCCCATACCGCGGAGTCGAAGGCGCTTGGTATCTGTAATGCAATCTTCGGCGTTGATTCGCTGGTGTCAAGTCCCTGGAACTATCTGGATCCGCTGGTTGTCGGAACAGTTCTCTCAATCCTGGTGCTGGTTATCCTGATTCCTCTGGACAAACATCGTGTTACCCGCGAACAACAGCACAGTTTTGTGTGA